Proteins found in one Larimichthys crocea isolate SSNF chromosome I, L_crocea_2.0, whole genome shotgun sequence genomic segment:
- the ndufs8b gene encoding NADH:ubiquinone oxidoreductase core subunit S8b isoform X2 — translation MSAAQSLRLLHCYSKPGTFGYGAGVMRPFSLSVQREGFKYVNAQELPTDMKSITDRAATTLLWTELFRGLAMTMSYLFREPATINYPFEKGPLSPRFRGEHALRRYPNGEERCIACKLCEAICPAQAITIEAETRADGSRRTTRYDIDMTKCIYCGFCQEACPVDAIVQGPNFEFSTETHEELLYNKEKLLNNGDQWESEIAANIQADYLYR, via the exons ATGTCTGCTGCACAGAGTCTGCGTCTTCTCCACTGCTACTCAAAGCCAG GCACATTTGGATATGGGGCCGGTGTCATGCGCCCATTCAGTCTCAGTGTGCAGAGAGAGGGCTTCA AGTATGTAAATGCTCAGGAGCTGCCGACAGACATGAAGTCTATCACTGACCGGGCTGCTACAACCCTCCTTTGGACGGAGCTCTTCAGAG GTTTGGCGATGACCATGAGTTACCTCTTCCGTGAACCTGCCACCATCAATTACCCGTTTGAGAAGGGCCCTCTGTCGCCCCGCTTCCGTGGAGAGCACGCCCTGCGCCGCTACCCTAATGGAGAGGAGCGCTGCATTGCCTGTAAGCTGTGTGAGGCCATCTGCCCTGCTCAG GCCATCACCATCGAAGCTGAGACTCGAGCTGATGGCAGCAGGAGAACGACACGCTATGACATTGATATGACCAAATGTATCTATTGTGGGTTCTGCCAGGAAGCCTGTCCCGTTGATGCCATTGTTCAG GGTCCAAACTTTGAGTTCTCCACAGAGACCCATGAGGAGCTGCTCTACAACAAAGAGAAGCTGCTTAACAATGGAGACCAATGGGAGAGTGAGATAGCAGCCAACATACAGGCAGATTACCTGTATAGATAA
- the stx3b gene encoding syntaxin 3b isoform X1 produces MKDRLEQLKATCDHDDEEVEIAVDNAAFMDEFFCQIEDIRNSIDKIDENVAEVKKLYSVILSAPTSDQKTQDDLEAITNEIKKMANNARNKLKTIERNLESEEQERVSADMRIRKSQHAVLSRKFVEVMTKYNEAQVDFRERSKGRIQRQLEITGKATTDDELEEMLESGNAAVFTAGIVDSGISKQALSEIESRHKDIVRLESSIKELHDMFVDIAMLVESQGEIVNNIEQNVSKTEDHIMVAKEQTKKAVRYQTKARKKMVIIVVVVLILLALLALIIGLSVGLKR; encoded by the exons ATGAAGGACCGATTGGAGCAACTTAAAGCG ACGTGTGATCACGACGACGAAGAGGTGGAGATCGCTGTGGATAACGCGGCCTTCATGGACGAGTTCTTCTGTCAG ATTGAGGACATCAGGAACAGCATTGATAAAATCGATGAGAATGTGGCTGAAGTGAAAAAGCTTTACTCGGTCATCCTGTCTGCCCCCACATCAGATCAGA AAACACAGGATGACTTGGAGGCAATCAccaatgaaataaagaaaatggcCAACAATGCAAGAAACAAACTCAAGA CCATTGAGAGAAATCTGGAGTCAGAAGAGCAGGAGAGGGTGTCGGCTGACATGCGGATACGTAAATCACAG CATGCAGTGCTGTCCAGGAAATTCGTGGAGGTAATGACAAAGTATAACGAAGCCCAGGTGGACTTCAGGGAGAGGAGTAAAGGACGTATTCAGAGACAGCTAGAGATCA CTGGAAAGGCAACAACAGATGACGAACTGGAGGAGATGTTGGAGAGTGGAAATGCTGCGGTGTTTACTGCAGGG ATTGTGGACTCTGGGATCTCTAAACAAGCCCTGAGTGAAATCGAATCCCGACACAAAGACATCGTCCGTTTGGAAAGTAGCATCAAGGAGTTGCACGATATGTTTGTAGACATCGCCATGCTGGTGGAGAGCCAG ggCGAAATAGTGAACAACATAGAGCAGAATGTGTCTAAGACAGAGGACCACATAATGGTGGCCAAGGAACAGACCAAAAAAGCTGTAAGGTACCAGACCAAAGCGCGCAAG AAAATGGTGATAATAGTCGTGGTTGTGCTGATCTTGCTGGCATTACTAGCTCTCATAATCGGGTTGTCAGTGGGATTGAAAAGATGA
- the stx3b gene encoding syntaxin 3b isoform X2 has protein sequence MKDRLEQLKATCDHDDEEVEIAVDNAAFMDEFFCQIEDIRNSIDKIDENVAEVKKLYSVILSAPTSDQKTQDDLEAITNEIKKMANNARNKLKTIERNLESEEQERVSADMRIRKSQHAVLSRKFVEVMTKYNEAQVDFRERSKGRIQRQLEITGKATTDDELEEMLESGNAAVFTAGIVDSGISKQALSEIESRHKDIVRLESSIKELHDMFVDIAMLVESQGEIVNNIEQNVSKTEDHIMVAKEQTKKAVRYQTKARKKMIIIGAVCAVVVCILLIVIITQTV, from the exons ATGAAGGACCGATTGGAGCAACTTAAAGCG ACGTGTGATCACGACGACGAAGAGGTGGAGATCGCTGTGGATAACGCGGCCTTCATGGACGAGTTCTTCTGTCAG ATTGAGGACATCAGGAACAGCATTGATAAAATCGATGAGAATGTGGCTGAAGTGAAAAAGCTTTACTCGGTCATCCTGTCTGCCCCCACATCAGATCAGA AAACACAGGATGACTTGGAGGCAATCAccaatgaaataaagaaaatggcCAACAATGCAAGAAACAAACTCAAGA CCATTGAGAGAAATCTGGAGTCAGAAGAGCAGGAGAGGGTGTCGGCTGACATGCGGATACGTAAATCACAG CATGCAGTGCTGTCCAGGAAATTCGTGGAGGTAATGACAAAGTATAACGAAGCCCAGGTGGACTTCAGGGAGAGGAGTAAAGGACGTATTCAGAGACAGCTAGAGATCA CTGGAAAGGCAACAACAGATGACGAACTGGAGGAGATGTTGGAGAGTGGAAATGCTGCGGTGTTTACTGCAGGG ATTGTGGACTCTGGGATCTCTAAACAAGCCCTGAGTGAAATCGAATCCCGACACAAAGACATCGTCCGTTTGGAAAGTAGCATCAAGGAGTTGCACGATATGTTTGTAGACATCGCCATGCTGGTGGAGAGCCAG ggCGAAATAGTGAACAACATAGAGCAGAATGTGTCTAAGACAGAGGACCACATAATGGTGGCCAAGGAACAGACCAAAAAAGCTGTAAGGTACCAGACCAAAGCGCGCAAG AAGATGATCATTATTGGTGCAGTCTGTGCTGTAGTTGTTTGCATCCtcctcatcgtcatcatcacccAGACAGTATAG
- the ran gene encoding GTP-binding nuclear protein Ran isoform X1, with the protein MAETMDCVAMFKLVLVGDGGTGKTTFVKRHITGEFEKKYVATLGVEVHPLSFHTNRGAIRYNVWDTAGQEKFGGLRDGYYIQAQCAIIMFDVTSRVTYKNVPNWHRDLVRVCENIPIVLCGNKVDIKDRKVKAKSIVFHRKKNLQYYDISAKSNYNFEKPFLWLARKLIGDPNLEFVAMPALAPPEVQMDPNLAAKYEEELHVASQTALPDEEDDL; encoded by the exons ATGGCGGAAACAATGGACTGCGTGGCAATGTTCAAG cttgTCTTGGTGGGCGATGGAGGCActggaaaaacaacttttgtGAAGAGGCACATCACGGGAGAGTTTGAGAAGAAATATGTTG CCACCCTGGGAGTAGAGGTCCACCCGCTGTCGTTCCACACCAACAGAGGAGCCATCAGGTATAATGTGTGGGACACAGCAGGTCAGGAGAAGTTTGGAGGCCTGAGAGACGGCTACTACATTCAAG CTCAGTGTGCTATCATCATGTTTGATGTCACCTCCCGAGTCACCTATAAAAACGTACCCAACTGGCATCGCGATCTGGTCCGTGTCTGTGAGAACATTCCCATCGTCCTCTGCGGCAACAAGGTGGATATCAAAGACCGGAAAGTCAAAGCCAAGAGCATTGTGTTTCACCGCAAGAAGAACCTGCAG TACTACGACATTTCTGCCAAGAGTAACTACAACTTTGAGAAGCCCTTCCTGTGGCTAGCAAGGAAGCTGATTGGTGATCCTAACCTGGAGTTTGTGGCAATGCCTGCTCTCGCTCCCCCAGAGGTCCAGATGGACCCGAACCTTGCTGCGAAGTATGAGGAAGAGCTTCAT GTTGCATCACAAACAGCACTCccagatgaagaagatgatcTCTAA
- the stx3b gene encoding syntaxin 3b isoform X3, translating to MKDRLEQLKATCDHDDEEVEIAVDNAAFMDEFFCQIEDIRNSIDKIDENVAEVKKLYSVILSAPTSDQKTQDDLEAITNEIKKMANNARNKLKTIERNLESEEQERVSADMRIRKSQHAVLSRKFVEVMTKYNEAQVDFRERSKGRIQRQLEITGKATTDDELEEMLESGNAAVFTAGIVDSGISKQALSEIESRHKDIVRLESSIKELHDMFVDIAMLVESQGGMIDRIESNMDQSVGFVERAVADTKKAAKFQQEARRKKMMITLCCAIIGIVGFSYLYSFFS from the exons ATGAAGGACCGATTGGAGCAACTTAAAGCG ACGTGTGATCACGACGACGAAGAGGTGGAGATCGCTGTGGATAACGCGGCCTTCATGGACGAGTTCTTCTGTCAG ATTGAGGACATCAGGAACAGCATTGATAAAATCGATGAGAATGTGGCTGAAGTGAAAAAGCTTTACTCGGTCATCCTGTCTGCCCCCACATCAGATCAGA AAACACAGGATGACTTGGAGGCAATCAccaatgaaataaagaaaatggcCAACAATGCAAGAAACAAACTCAAGA CCATTGAGAGAAATCTGGAGTCAGAAGAGCAGGAGAGGGTGTCGGCTGACATGCGGATACGTAAATCACAG CATGCAGTGCTGTCCAGGAAATTCGTGGAGGTAATGACAAAGTATAACGAAGCCCAGGTGGACTTCAGGGAGAGGAGTAAAGGACGTATTCAGAGACAGCTAGAGATCA CTGGAAAGGCAACAACAGATGACGAACTGGAGGAGATGTTGGAGAGTGGAAATGCTGCGGTGTTTACTGCAGGG ATTGTGGACTCTGGGATCTCTAAACAAGCCCTGAGTGAAATCGAATCCCGACACAAAGACATCGTCCGTTTGGAAAGTAGCATCAAGGAGTTGCACGATATGTTTGTAGACATCGCCATGCTGGTGGAGAGCCAG GGTGGAATGATTGACAGGATTGAGAGCAACATGGACCAGTCAGTGGGCTTTGTGGAGCGCGCCGTAGCAGACACTAAGAAAGCGGCAAAGTTTCAGCAAGAGGCTCGCCGT
- the ran gene encoding GTP-binding nuclear protein Ran (The RefSeq protein has 1 substitution compared to this genomic sequence): MAETMDCVAMFKLVLVGDGGTGKTTFVKRHITGEFEKKYVATLGVEVHPLSFHTNRGAIRYNVWDTAGQEKFGGLRDGYYIQAQCAIIMFDVTSRVTYKNVPNWHRDLVRVCENIPIVLCGNKVDIKDRKVKAKSIVFHRKKNLQYYDISAKSNYNFEKPFLWLARKLIGDPNLEFVAMPALVPPEVQMDPNLAAKYEEELHVASQTALPDEEDDL; the protein is encoded by the exons ATGGCGGAAACAATGGACTGCGTGGCAATGTTCAAG cttgTCTTGGTGGGCGATGGAGGCActggaaaaacaacttttgtGAAGAGGCACATCACGGGAGAGTTTGAGAAGAAATATGTTG CCACCCTGGGAGTAGAGGTCCACCCGCTGTCGTTCCACACCAACAGAGGAGCCATCAGGTATAATGTGTGGGACACAGCAGGTCAGGAGAAGTTTGGAGGCCTGAGAGACGGCTACTACATTCAAG CTCAGTGTGCTATCATCATGTTTGATGTCACCTCCCGAGTCACCTATAAAAACGTACCCAACTGGCATCGCGATCTGGTCCGTGTCTGTGAGAACATTCCCATCGTCCTCTGCGGCAACAAGGTGGATATCAAAGACCGGAAAGTCAAAGCCAAGAGCATTGTGTTTCACCGCAAGAAGAACCTGCAG TACTACGACATTTCTGCCAAGAGTAACTACAACTTTGAGAAGCCCTTCCTGTGGCTAGCAAGGAAGCTGATTGGTGATCCTAACCTGGAGTTTGTGGCAATGCCTGCTCTCGCTCCCCCAGAGGTCCAGATGGACCCGAACCTTGCTGCGAAGTATGAGGAAGAGCTTCAT GTTGCATCACAAACAGCACTCccagatgaagaagatgatcTCTAA
- the ndufs8b gene encoding NADH:ubiquinone oxidoreductase core subunit S8b isoform X1 has product MSFNYSCMLCTVLFVQMSAAQSLRLLHCYSKPGTFGYGAGVMRPFSLSVQREGFKYVNAQELPTDMKSITDRAATTLLWTELFRGLAMTMSYLFREPATINYPFEKGPLSPRFRGEHALRRYPNGEERCIACKLCEAICPAQAITIEAETRADGSRRTTRYDIDMTKCIYCGFCQEACPVDAIVQGPNFEFSTETHEELLYNKEKLLNNGDQWESEIAANIQADYLYR; this is encoded by the exons ATGAGTTTTAACTACTCCTGCATGCTTTGCACTGTCCTCTTTGTTCAGATGTCTGCTGCACAGAGTCTGCGTCTTCTCCACTGCTACTCAAAGCCAG GCACATTTGGATATGGGGCCGGTGTCATGCGCCCATTCAGTCTCAGTGTGCAGAGAGAGGGCTTCA AGTATGTAAATGCTCAGGAGCTGCCGACAGACATGAAGTCTATCACTGACCGGGCTGCTACAACCCTCCTTTGGACGGAGCTCTTCAGAG GTTTGGCGATGACCATGAGTTACCTCTTCCGTGAACCTGCCACCATCAATTACCCGTTTGAGAAGGGCCCTCTGTCGCCCCGCTTCCGTGGAGAGCACGCCCTGCGCCGCTACCCTAATGGAGAGGAGCGCTGCATTGCCTGTAAGCTGTGTGAGGCCATCTGCCCTGCTCAG GCCATCACCATCGAAGCTGAGACTCGAGCTGATGGCAGCAGGAGAACGACACGCTATGACATTGATATGACCAAATGTATCTATTGTGGGTTCTGCCAGGAAGCCTGTCCCGTTGATGCCATTGTTCAG GGTCCAAACTTTGAGTTCTCCACAGAGACCCATGAGGAGCTGCTCTACAACAAAGAGAAGCTGCTTAACAATGGAGACCAATGGGAGAGTGAGATAGCAGCCAACATACAGGCAGATTACCTGTATAGATAA